The following coding sequences are from one Mycolicibacterium aichiense window:
- a CDS encoding MmpS family transport accessory protein — protein sequence MKAIPVGRVFKRIWIPLVLIVVLSVSGLVVSRLHKMFASEDLNAGAGSGIEIVQFNPKVMVYDVYGAPGTNAQISYFDPEAKVHTVTVPLPWSITLSTTLPAVSASLMARTDGDQIGCRVTVNGTVREEQSADGVNAQTYCLVKSA from the coding sequence GTGAAAGCTATTCCGGTCGGCCGCGTGTTCAAGCGCATCTGGATACCGTTGGTTCTCATAGTCGTGCTGTCCGTATCGGGCCTGGTCGTCTCTCGACTGCACAAGATGTTCGCGTCTGAGGACCTGAATGCCGGAGCCGGCTCGGGCATCGAGATCGTCCAGTTCAACCCCAAGGTCATGGTCTACGACGTCTACGGAGCGCCCGGAACCAACGCCCAGATCAGCTATTTCGACCCGGAAGCCAAGGTGCACACCGTCACCGTCCCGCTGCCCTGGTCCATCACCCTGTCGACAACATTGCCCGCAGTCAGCGCGAGTCTCATGGCGCGGACTGACGGCGACCAGATTGGATGCCGCGTCACTGTGAACGGAACCGTTCGTGAGGAGCAATCCGCCGATGGCGTCAACGCGCAGACCTACTGCTTGGTGAAGTCGGCATGA
- a CDS encoding isocitrate lyase/PEP mutase family protein, producing MSDTSSLATRADALLALHQPGNPVVLPTVWDAWSANLAVAAGFAALTVGSHPMADSVGKPDGEGMSFDDVVARVTQITSAVDVPVSVDIESGYAQPAERLIDGLLSAGAVGLNIEDTVHSEGKRLRSSAEHAELVGALRAAADSAGVHVVVNARTDLFLRNDGDDADRVDRAIARLTEAAAAGADVLYPVGRHEPETLRRLATELPLPINAIALPESDDPASFGPLGVGRISFGPFWQRALSVRANEILDRWR from the coding sequence GTGTCCGATACGAGCAGTCTTGCCACGCGCGCCGACGCACTGCTGGCCTTGCACCAACCGGGCAACCCGGTGGTGTTGCCGACGGTGTGGGATGCGTGGTCGGCAAATCTGGCGGTGGCGGCCGGATTCGCGGCGCTGACCGTCGGCAGCCATCCGATGGCCGACTCCGTCGGCAAGCCGGACGGCGAGGGCATGAGCTTCGACGACGTCGTCGCCCGCGTCACCCAGATCACCTCGGCGGTGGACGTGCCGGTCTCGGTGGACATCGAATCCGGCTACGCGCAACCTGCCGAGCGTCTCATCGACGGTCTGCTGAGCGCCGGTGCGGTGGGCCTGAACATCGAGGACACCGTGCACAGCGAGGGCAAGCGGCTGCGGTCGTCGGCCGAGCACGCCGAATTGGTGGGCGCGCTGCGGGCCGCCGCCGACAGTGCCGGGGTGCACGTGGTGGTCAACGCCCGCACCGACCTGTTCCTGCGCAACGACGGCGACGACGCCGACCGGGTGGACCGGGCGATCGCCCGGCTGACCGAAGCGGCGGCCGCCGGAGCCGACGTGCTCTACCCGGTGGGCCGTCACGAACCGGAGACGTTGCGCCGCTTGGCTACTGAGCTACCGCTGCCGATCAATGCGATCGCGCTGCCGGAGTCCGACGACCCGGCGTCGTTCGGACCGCTGGGGGTGGGGCGGATCAGCTTCGGGCCGTTCTGGCAGCGGGCGCTGAGCGTGCGGGCGAACGAGATCCTGGACCGCTGGCGCTAG
- a CDS encoding GNAT family N-acetyltransferase: MHAQVHTARLIHTSDLDAETRQSARQMLTDAFGGPAEFTDSDWEHALGGMHAIIAHRGALIAHAAVVQRRLLYRGTALRCGYVEAVAVRDDWRGQGLAHAVLDAVEQVIRGAYQIGALSSTPLGETIYRPRGWVHWQGPTSVLAPGGPTRTPDDDGSIFVLPVDVEVDATAALACDWRPGDVW; the protein is encoded by the coding sequence GTGCACGCGCAGGTCCACACCGCCAGGCTGATCCACACCAGCGACCTGGACGCCGAGACCCGCCAGAGCGCCCGGCAGATGCTCACCGATGCGTTCGGCGGCCCGGCCGAGTTCACCGACTCGGACTGGGAACATGCACTCGGCGGTATGCACGCGATCATCGCCCACCGCGGCGCGCTGATCGCGCACGCGGCCGTCGTTCAACGCCGACTCCTCTACCGCGGGACGGCATTGCGCTGTGGCTATGTCGAGGCCGTGGCCGTGCGTGACGACTGGCGGGGGCAGGGATTGGCCCATGCCGTGCTCGACGCGGTCGAGCAGGTGATCCGTGGCGCCTACCAAATCGGTGCCCTCAGTTCGACCCCGCTCGGCGAGACGATCTACCGGCCCCGCGGGTGGGTGCACTGGCAGGGGCCGACGTCGGTGTTGGCTCCGGGCGGTCCGACCCGCACGCCGGATGACGACGGTTCGATCTTCGTCCTGCCGGTCGACGTCGAGGTCGACGCCACGGCGGCGCTGGCATGCGACTGGCGCCCCGGCGACGTCTGGTAG
- a CDS encoding RND family transporter produces MTHTVTAPEPANKPKRPVVPHLLRILALPIILFWIAMAVLVNVVAPQLEVVGEMHSAPMAPEDAPSMKAMKLMGANFKEFNSNSTIMVVIEGQKPLGPDAHQYYDEIIRKLEQDPEHIQHIQDFWSDTLTAAGAQSADGKASYVMINLAGEQGQTLANEGVDEVRKVIKETPAPPGVQAYVAGPAALTDDLHVIGNASLAMITLITLAAIAGMLLIVYRSIRTTLIQLFLTFLGLLTARGVVSFLALHGAFGLTTFAGNILTMLAIAAATDYGIFIFGRYREDRALGLDRDDSYYATFKSVAPVIVGSGLTIAGATYCLSFARLPYFTTMGAPVAIGMLVIVAIAVTLGPAVLYLGSRVGLYESKRPAHSRFWRRVGTAVVRWPAPIFVASLFVVLIGIVAIPGYKPAYNDQHYLPADAPANQGFAAANRHFTEARMNPDILMVEADHDMRNSADMLVLNKIASNVMHTEGIAMVQSITRPLGIPIQHSSIPFQTSVQGQTSNMNLPFQRDQLDNQLKTVDSMNVSIDILEKQYQLSLKQTQLTQDSAARSQDLLETTKQLRDNIANFDDQFRPMRNYFYWEPHCYDIPLCAAARSLFDSLDGIDEVTDKTQGVQGNTDQLAAIAPQLTALLPQTIASMKVSRDLALASYNSQKALLDQMQASNDTALAMGESFDQAKNDDLFFLPPEAFQNPDFERGLKMFFSPDGKSTRMFITHEGDPATVDGIARVNNERKAAQEALKMSSLSNAKIHLGGVAATYKDMSDGARYDLLIAVVSSLTLIFMIMLILTRSVVAALVIVGTAGSSIAASFGISVLLWQDLFGIQVQWLVMLMSVIILLAVGSDYNLLLVSRFKDEIHAGLKTGIIRSMAGTGSVVTSAGLVFAATMAGMMFSKLVVLAQMGSTIAIGLLIDTFIVRSLLMPSIATMLGRWFWWPQVVYPRGDYHFLPPQPRTRPSDDADTAAMPAKA; encoded by the coding sequence ATGACCCACACCGTCACCGCGCCCGAACCCGCGAACAAGCCCAAGCGGCCGGTCGTCCCACACCTGCTCCGCATCCTCGCACTGCCGATCATCTTGTTCTGGATCGCGATGGCCGTGCTGGTCAACGTCGTCGCACCCCAGCTCGAAGTCGTCGGCGAGATGCACTCGGCGCCAATGGCACCCGAAGACGCCCCGTCGATGAAGGCGATGAAGTTGATGGGGGCCAACTTCAAGGAGTTCAACTCCAACAGCACGATCATGGTCGTCATCGAGGGCCAGAAGCCTCTCGGTCCGGACGCCCACCAGTACTACGACGAGATCATCCGCAAGCTGGAACAAGACCCCGAACACATCCAGCACATCCAGGACTTCTGGAGTGACACGCTCACGGCTGCCGGCGCCCAAAGTGCCGACGGCAAAGCGTCGTACGTGATGATCAACCTCGCCGGTGAGCAGGGCCAGACCCTGGCCAACGAAGGCGTGGACGAGGTTCGCAAGGTCATCAAGGAGACCCCGGCACCGCCCGGCGTCCAGGCCTACGTCGCCGGGCCGGCCGCGCTCACCGACGACCTGCACGTCATCGGTAACGCCAGCCTCGCGATGATCACCCTGATCACCCTTGCCGCGATCGCGGGCATGCTGCTGATCGTCTACCGATCGATCCGGACCACCCTGATCCAGCTGTTCCTGACCTTCCTCGGGCTGCTGACCGCCCGTGGGGTGGTCTCATTTTTGGCTCTGCACGGCGCATTCGGGCTGACCACCTTCGCAGGCAACATCCTCACGATGCTGGCGATCGCGGCCGCCACCGACTACGGCATCTTCATCTTCGGCCGATATCGCGAAGACCGCGCCCTCGGACTGGACCGCGACGACTCCTATTACGCCACCTTCAAGTCCGTCGCGCCCGTCATCGTGGGCTCCGGGTTGACGATCGCGGGTGCGACATACTGCCTGTCGTTCGCGCGCCTGCCCTACTTCACCACCATGGGCGCGCCCGTCGCGATCGGCATGCTCGTGATCGTGGCGATCGCGGTCACCCTCGGTCCGGCCGTGCTCTACCTGGGCAGCCGCGTCGGGCTGTACGAGTCGAAGCGGCCCGCCCACAGCAGGTTCTGGCGGCGCGTCGGCACCGCGGTGGTCCGTTGGCCCGCACCGATTTTCGTGGCGAGCCTGTTCGTGGTGCTGATCGGCATCGTGGCGATCCCGGGATACAAACCGGCCTACAACGACCAGCACTACCTCCCCGCGGACGCCCCGGCCAATCAGGGCTTCGCCGCGGCCAATCGCCACTTCACCGAAGCCCGGATGAATCCGGACATCCTGATGGTCGAAGCCGACCATGACATGCGCAATTCCGCGGACATGCTGGTGCTGAACAAGATCGCCAGCAATGTCATGCACACCGAGGGCATCGCGATGGTGCAGAGCATCACCCGGCCGCTGGGCATCCCGATCCAGCACAGCTCGATTCCGTTCCAGACCAGCGTCCAGGGCCAGACGAGCAACATGAACCTGCCGTTCCAGCGCGATCAGCTGGACAACCAGCTGAAAACGGTTGACTCCATGAACGTCTCGATCGACATCCTGGAGAAGCAGTATCAGCTGTCCCTGAAGCAGACGCAGCTCACTCAGGACTCGGCGGCCCGGTCCCAGGACCTGCTGGAGACCACCAAGCAATTGCGGGACAACATCGCGAACTTCGACGACCAGTTCCGGCCGATGCGCAATTACTTCTACTGGGAGCCGCACTGCTACGACATCCCGTTGTGTGCCGCGGCCCGGTCGCTGTTCGACTCCCTCGACGGAATCGACGAGGTGACCGACAAAACTCAAGGCGTGCAAGGCAATACCGATCAGCTGGCCGCGATCGCGCCCCAGCTGACCGCGTTGCTTCCGCAGACGATCGCGTCGATGAAGGTCAGCCGGGATCTCGCACTGGCGTCGTACAACTCGCAGAAGGCCCTGCTGGACCAGATGCAGGCGTCCAACGACACCGCACTGGCGATGGGCGAGAGTTTCGACCAGGCCAAGAACGACGACCTGTTCTTCCTGCCGCCGGAGGCCTTCCAGAATCCCGACTTCGAGCGCGGCCTGAAGATGTTCTTCTCGCCGGATGGCAAGTCGACCCGCATGTTCATCACCCACGAGGGCGACCCCGCGACGGTGGACGGCATCGCCCGCGTCAACAACGAGCGCAAGGCCGCCCAAGAGGCGCTGAAGATGTCGTCGCTGTCGAACGCCAAGATTCATCTCGGTGGCGTGGCGGCGACCTACAAGGACATGTCCGACGGCGCGCGATACGACCTGCTGATCGCGGTGGTGTCGTCGCTGACGCTGATTTTCATGATCATGCTGATCCTGACCCGCAGTGTGGTCGCCGCACTGGTGATCGTCGGGACGGCGGGCAGCTCGATCGCCGCGTCGTTCGGTATCTCCGTGCTGCTCTGGCAGGACCTGTTCGGGATCCAGGTGCAGTGGCTGGTCATGCTGATGTCCGTCATCATCCTGTTGGCGGTGGGGTCGGACTACAACCTGCTGCTGGTATCCCGGTTCAAGGATGAGATCCATGCCGGGTTGAAGACCGGCATCATCCGGTCGATGGCCGGTACCGGCAGCGTGGTGACGTCGGCTGGTCTGGTGTTCGCCGCGACCATGGCCGGCATGATGTTCAGCAAGCTGGTGGTGCTGGCCCAGATGGGTTCGACGATCGCGATCGGCCTGCTGATCGACACCTTCATCGTGCGATCACTGCTGATGCCGTCGATCGCGACGATGCTGGGCCGGTGGTTCTGGTGGCCGCAGGTGGTCTACCCCCGAGGGGACTACCACTTCCTGCCCCCGCAGCCGCGCACGCGACCGAGCGACGACGCGGACACCGCGGCGATGCCGGCTAAGGCCTAG
- a CDS encoding MarR family winged helix-turn-helix transcriptional regulator, which yields MAKQLTDHDVSECVGDALDQAMDLTIRFLSDRADLSASAAFTMNRVYREGPVRLTTLASKEGVSQPSMTQLVQRLERAGLVTRLPDPDDGRACLIGITAEGQALLDDRKRLRRERLAALMATLTPEEQSALWLSARVALPLIGRLVANADCGTDGAPAHAEEGPAAPRSGR from the coding sequence GTGGCAAAACAGCTGACCGATCACGATGTCAGCGAGTGCGTTGGCGATGCCCTCGACCAGGCGATGGATCTGACCATCCGATTCCTCAGCGACCGTGCCGATCTCAGCGCCTCCGCCGCGTTCACGATGAACCGGGTGTATCGCGAGGGCCCCGTCCGGCTGACCACACTGGCCAGCAAGGAAGGCGTCAGCCAGCCGTCGATGACCCAGTTGGTCCAGCGGCTGGAACGCGCCGGTCTCGTGACCCGGCTGCCCGACCCCGACGACGGGCGGGCATGCCTGATCGGAATCACCGCCGAGGGCCAGGCGTTGCTCGATGATCGCAAGCGTTTGCGCCGGGAACGTCTGGCGGCATTGATGGCGACACTCACGCCCGAAGAGCAGTCGGCACTGTGGCTCTCGGCGCGGGTGGCACTGCCGTTGATCGGCCGGCTGGTCGCCAACGCCGACTGCGGGACAGACGGCGCTCCAGCGCATGCAGAAGAAGGGCCGGCCGCGCCGCGGTCGGGCAGGTGA